The following are from one region of the Halodesulfurarchaeum sp. HSR-GB genome:
- a CDS encoding aminotransferase class I/II-fold pyridoxal phosphate-dependent enzyme, whose translation MDVPPFELERFFAEYEHEADIMLAESGIRSLPADRFDLDPGPLGYVIPTNGDPELRAEIGERYGRNPEEVLLTVGTQEANFVLFQSLLSPDDHAVVVTPTYQALHSLPATIADVTRVDLEPPEWTLDIEQVAAAIRPETELIVINNPNNPTGRYHDPETIQALYDLAVDNDAYLHADEVYRLLAPDPNPPVASLGPHGISTAGLTKAYGLAGLRFGWLVADEAVIDAAWRWKDYTTISPSKIGQHVAGQALGEQEADILAANRALAARNRDIVRDFLDAHDLDWFDPVGVNGFVEVPPGFEGSESFCREFVEQESVVLAPGAAFGFEEYVRIGFGLPTAELREGLARLETFLDGR comes from the coding sequence ATGGACGTGCCACCGTTCGAACTCGAACGCTTCTTCGCCGAGTACGAGCACGAGGCCGACATCATGCTCGCCGAGTCGGGCATTCGGAGCCTCCCCGCGGATCGCTTCGACCTCGATCCCGGGCCCCTGGGCTACGTGATCCCGACGAACGGCGATCCGGAGCTTCGAGCCGAGATCGGGGAGCGATACGGGCGCAACCCCGAGGAGGTGTTGCTCACGGTCGGGACCCAGGAGGCGAACTTCGTGCTCTTCCAGTCGCTTCTCTCGCCCGACGACCACGCCGTCGTGGTGACCCCGACCTACCAGGCCTTGCACTCCCTGCCCGCGACCATCGCGGACGTGACCCGGGTCGACCTGGAGCCCCCGGAATGGACACTCGACATCGAGCAGGTGGCTGCGGCGATCCGGCCCGAAACCGAGTTGATCGTCATCAACAACCCGAACAACCCGACCGGCCGGTATCACGACCCCGAGACGATCCAGGCCCTGTATGACCTCGCAGTCGACAACGACGCCTACCTGCACGCAGACGAGGTGTATCGGTTGCTCGCCCCGGATCCAAACCCACCCGTCGCCTCGCTTGGCCCACACGGCATCAGCACGGCCGGGCTCACGAAGGCCTACGGCCTGGCCGGGCTGCGATTCGGCTGGCTGGTCGCTGACGAGGCCGTGATCGACGCGGCCTGGCGCTGGAAGGATTACACGACGATCTCGCCCTCGAAGATCGGCCAGCACGTCGCGGGCCAGGCGCTGGGCGAACAGGAGGCCGACATTCTCGCGGCGAACCGTGCGCTCGCAGCACGCAATCGAGACATCGTCCGGGACTTCCTCGACGCCCACGACCTCGACTGGTTCGATCCGGTTGGCGTCAACGGGTTCGTCGAGGTGCCACCAGGCTTCGAGGGTTCAGAGTCGTTCTGCCGTGAATTCGTCGAGCAGGAGTCGGTCGTGCTCGCTCCAGGAGCCGCGTTTGGTTTCGAGGAGTACGTTCGAATCGGCTTTGGGCTGCCGACCGCCGAACTTCGCGAGGGGCTCGCTCGGCTGGAGACGTTTCTCGACGGACGCTAA
- a CDS encoding ABC1 kinase family protein: MPLLLRWLRDRRRYVLFGPSRSITSEERRDRAQQLLDSLLTLGPTFIKFGQILSTRPDVLPPEYIEVLTQLQDKVPPAPWPEAKAVIEADIGPIEEAFDDFDTDPISGASLGQVYRATVDGEEVAVKVRRPGIEELVEADLTAIKWALPLLLYFVDDARAFSLENFADEFAVTIREEMDYGRERDMLVEIRQYYEDDPKIRMPPVVDTHSSDRVLTMEYIPGTKITDISELDAQGIDRTEIAERLTRTYLEMITEHGVYHADPHPGNLAVQSDGTIVFYDFGMSGRVDQFLQEKIIEFYIAVANREVDEILDVLVEMGTLSPDADRQTMAEVMELAIQDARGEEIETWRVQEILNRVEGTIYEFPFRLPENLALVMRVATVVEGVCVTLDPDFDFIDVASDFLTERGYREESIQKVLSDTGDDLAAAARSSLKIPPKLDRALNRVERESLVVQAEVRDDEGVIDQLAGRIVLGLLVAAGIPTTALLYVESAFPAVWGAVGLTAVAGLWLVRSFTRRKGIRTAPGVADQYFDERQRHRESQESGED; encoded by the coding sequence ATGCCGCTCCTGTTGCGGTGGCTTCGGGACCGCCGTCGCTATGTCCTCTTTGGCCCCTCGCGGTCGATCACGAGCGAGGAGCGGCGCGACCGGGCCCAGCAACTGTTGGACTCGCTTTTGACTCTGGGGCCCACGTTCATCAAGTTCGGCCAGATCCTCTCGACCCGGCCGGACGTGTTGCCACCCGAGTACATCGAGGTCCTCACGCAGCTTCAGGACAAGGTGCCACCGGCCCCGTGGCCGGAGGCGAAGGCCGTCATCGAGGCCGATATTGGGCCCATCGAGGAGGCGTTCGACGACTTCGACACGGACCCGATCAGCGGCGCGAGCCTGGGTCAGGTCTACCGGGCCACCGTCGACGGCGAGGAGGTGGCCGTGAAGGTCAGGCGGCCCGGCATCGAGGAACTGGTCGAGGCCGACCTCACGGCGATCAAGTGGGCCCTCCCGCTGTTGCTCTACTTCGTGGACGACGCCCGGGCCTTCTCCCTGGAGAACTTCGCCGACGAGTTCGCGGTCACGATCCGCGAGGAGATGGACTACGGCCGGGAGCGGGACATGCTCGTGGAGATCCGCCAGTACTACGAGGACGATCCGAAGATCCGCATGCCGCCGGTCGTGGACACACACTCCAGTGATCGCGTGCTCACGATGGAGTACATCCCGGGGACGAAGATCACCGACATCTCGGAACTCGACGCCCAGGGCATCGACCGGACCGAAATCGCCGAGCGGCTCACCCGGACCTACCTGGAGATGATCACCGAGCATGGGGTCTATCACGCCGACCCACACCCGGGAAACCTGGCGGTCCAGTCCGATGGCACCATCGTCTTCTATGACTTCGGGATGAGCGGCCGGGTCGATCAGTTCCTCCAGGAGAAGATCATCGAGTTCTACATCGCCGTCGCGAACCGCGAGGTGGACGAAATCCTGGACGTGCTGGTCGAGATGGGGACCCTCTCGCCCGACGCCGACCGACAGACGATGGCCGAGGTGATGGAACTCGCGATCCAGGACGCCCGGGGCGAGGAGATCGAGACCTGGCGGGTTCAGGAGATCCTCAACCGGGTGGAGGGGACGATCTACGAGTTCCCGTTCCGACTCCCGGAGAACCTGGCGCTCGTGATGCGGGTCGCGACCGTCGTCGAGGGGGTCTGTGTGACCCTGGACCCGGATTTCGACTTCATCGACGTGGCCTCGGATTTCCTCACCGAGCGGGGCTACCGGGAGGAGTCGATCCAGAAAGTGCTATCGGACACCGGGGACGACCTGGCGGCGGCCGCCCGGTCCTCGCTCAAGATCCCGCCGAAACTCGACCGGGCGCTCAATCGCGTCGAGCGGGAGTCCCTGGTCGTCCAGGCCGAGGTGCGGGACGACGAGGGCGTGATCGATCAGTTGGCCGGCCGGATCGTCCTCGGCCTCCTCGTGGCGGCCGGGATCCCGACGACGGCCCTGCTCTACGTGGAATCGGCCTTCCCGGCGGTCTGGGGGGCTGTTGGCCTCACGGCCGTCGCCGGGCTCTGGTTGGTCCGGAGTTTCACCCGCCGGAAGGGGATACGAACCGCTCCCGGCGTGGCTGATCAGTACTTCGACGAGCGCCAGCGACATCGCGAGAGCCAGGAATCCGGAGAGGACTAA
- a CDS encoding Hsp20/alpha crystallin family protein, which produces MDMIREALATLPDAVFADLLESPTSYRLILDLPGVDSTGLDLEATEHHLELRATRTKQVPEGFEYHTDARSMTLSATIPMPTDADPEAASATLENGVLTIDIPRHEESGRSIPIEG; this is translated from the coding sequence ATGGATATGATACGCGAGGCCCTGGCGACCCTTCCGGATGCAGTCTTTGCCGACCTCCTCGAATCGCCGACGTCCTATCGACTGATCCTGGACCTTCCCGGCGTCGACAGCACGGGCTTGGACCTCGAAGCGACCGAACACCACCTCGAACTTCGTGCCACCCGGACAAAGCAGGTCCCCGAGGGCTTCGAGTATCACACCGATGCCCGCTCGATGACCCTCTCGGCGACCATCCCGATGCCGACTGATGCCGACCCGGAGGCGGCAAGCGCCACGCTGGAGAACGGGGTTCTCACGATCGACATCCCGCGACACGAGGAGTCGGGTCGATCGATCCCCATCGAGGGATAG
- a CDS encoding molybdopterin molybdotransferase MoeA, which yields MTETGPVRLANAISTLAEHLETIDRTESVPLQSADGRVLAAGVPAERPQPHYRRATRDGYAVRAVDTEAATAVSPTMLDPTEGAIGPGEAAWVHTGSAVPEGADAVVMVEWTAETEAGIEVTESVEAGTHVVPVGADLEAGTTLFEAGHRLRPGDLGALKVAGVRTVSVIEPPTVAVIPTGEELVQADPGPGQVVESNGLVSAQLLDRWGMAPRYREVVTDERGALREAIERDLDADLVLTSGGSSVGERDLLPGVVEDLGEVLLTELAVRPGHSAGIGVVDGTPIAMLPGTPMANLTLDWVLVRPALVRALDTPLVGPPSVTAPLKSELKSQPGRRTIHGVSLDGGVSEASGHGLTSLSQIDGWVQVEETRSAVPAGESVTVEQWGGCPRPVQSEADRENNSEKSETR from the coding sequence ATGACCGAGACAGGGCCAGTCCGACTCGCGAATGCCATCTCGACGCTGGCCGAGCACCTGGAGACGATCGACCGGACCGAATCGGTCCCGCTCCAGTCGGCCGACGGACGTGTCCTGGCTGCGGGCGTCCCGGCCGAACGGCCCCAGCCCCATTACCGACGGGCGACCCGGGACGGGTACGCCGTGAGAGCTGTGGACACGGAAGCCGCGACCGCAGTGAGCCCGACCATGCTCGACCCCACCGAGGGTGCTATCGGGCCTGGCGAGGCCGCCTGGGTGCACACCGGGTCGGCGGTCCCCGAGGGCGCAGACGCCGTCGTCATGGTCGAGTGGACGGCCGAGACCGAGGCGGGCATCGAAGTCACGGAGTCGGTCGAAGCCGGCACCCACGTCGTCCCGGTCGGGGCAGACCTCGAAGCCGGGACGACCCTCTTCGAAGCGGGCCACCGGCTCCGGCCGGGCGATCTGGGGGCACTGAAAGTCGCCGGCGTCCGAACCGTGTCGGTGATCGAACCGCCGACGGTCGCCGTGATTCCGACCGGCGAGGAACTCGTCCAGGCCGACCCGGGCCCCGGGCAGGTCGTCGAATCGAACGGGCTGGTCAGTGCACAACTCCTCGATCGCTGGGGGATGGCACCCCGCTACCGCGAGGTCGTGACCGACGAGCGAGGGGCCCTTCGAGAGGCGATCGAGCGGGACCTGGACGCCGATCTCGTTCTCACCAGCGGCGGTTCGTCGGTGGGCGAGCGGGATCTCCTGCCAGGGGTCGTCGAAGACCTGGGCGAGGTGCTTCTCACCGAACTGGCAGTCCGGCCCGGACACAGCGCCGGAATCGGGGTCGTGGACGGAACACCGATCGCGATGCTCCCCGGGACGCCGATGGCCAACCTCACACTCGACTGGGTGCTCGTCCGGCCGGCCCTCGTCAGGGCACTCGACACGCCGCTCGTGGGCCCACCCTCGGTGACGGCCCCGCTCAAATCCGAACTGAAGAGTCAGCCGGGTCGGCGGACGATTCACGGCGTGTCCCTCGACGGCGGTGTGAGCGAGGCGTCGGGTCACGGGCTCACCTCGCTCTCACAAATCGACGGCTGGGTGCAGGTCGAGGAAACTCGTTCGGCGGTCCCGGCGGGCGAATCGGTCACGGTCGAGCAGTGGGGTGGCTGCCCCCGACCGGTTCAGTCCGAGGCGGATCGGGAGAACAACTCCGAGAAGTCAGAAACGCGGTAG
- a CDS encoding HAD family hydrolase: MQPEAYDFWLLDLDGTIVDTEWAYTREVFDAVGEQLGYAFSDREARALWHGLLGSRDAYLEDLGFEPVEFWETFHAVEDPQERAEATYLHEDAAFVADLDVPVGVVTHSQPFLADPVMANLDIADWFDTVVTCSSELGWKPDPTPVQVAMDDLGVDPQSARGVMAGDADTDVGAAWNAGLDAIHVERHGACERGKCVLGDYRVSDFSELFSRSASD; the protein is encoded by the coding sequence ATGCAGCCCGAGGCCTACGACTTCTGGTTACTCGATCTCGACGGCACGATCGTCGACACCGAGTGGGCCTACACCCGCGAGGTCTTCGACGCCGTCGGCGAGCAACTGGGCTATGCGTTCTCCGACCGCGAGGCCCGGGCGCTCTGGCACGGTTTGCTCGGCTCCCGTGATGCCTACCTCGAGGATCTGGGATTCGAGCCGGTCGAGTTCTGGGAGACGTTCCACGCCGTCGAGGACCCCCAGGAGCGGGCCGAAGCCACCTACCTCCACGAGGACGCCGCGTTCGTCGCCGACCTCGACGTGCCGGTCGGCGTGGTGACCCACTCCCAGCCGTTCCTCGCTGATCCGGTCATGGCGAACCTGGACATCGCCGACTGGTTCGACACCGTCGTCACCTGCTCGTCGGAACTGGGCTGGAAGCCCGACCCAACGCCGGTTCAGGTCGCGATGGACGACCTGGGGGTCGATCCCCAGTCGGCCCGGGGTGTGATGGCCGGCGACGCGGACACCGACGTCGGTGCGGCCTGGAACGCGGGCCTCGACGCGATCCACGTCGAACGCCACGGGGCCTGTGAACGCGGGAAGTGTGTCCTCGGTGACTACCGCGTTTCTGACTTCTCGGAGTTGTTCTCCCGATCCGCCTCGGACTGA
- a CDS encoding 4a-hydroxytetrahydrobiopterin dehydratase, which produces MSDTLTEADIRESLPSGWEYADGEIVRTVEFDGYLDGVAFAREVAELADEAFHHPRIVIEFRAVTVAFTSHEAGGVTEQDLELASRVNDLD; this is translated from the coding sequence ATGAGTGACACACTCACGGAGGCCGACATTCGCGAATCACTGCCATCGGGTTGGGAGTACGCCGACGGGGAGATCGTCCGAACCGTCGAATTCGACGGGTATCTCGACGGGGTGGCGTTCGCTCGCGAGGTGGCCGAACTCGCCGACGAGGCGTTTCACCACCCGCGGATCGTCATCGAGTTTCGCGCCGTGACGGTGGCGTTCACCAGCCACGAGGCCGGTGGCGTGACCGAACAGGACCTCGAACTCGCGTCCCGCGTGAACGATCTGGACTGA
- a CDS encoding DUF5778 family protein, protein MSEQGDVELYQQAVSLLQPGEAELVGIVVHTDFDRTEEPAMNELMLEVGERIAEAIQDDEMYVYAGDDDHRFGAGQFHGRRLGDDEFIWECQQLLRADTFDLVFYWERAGAHDAVVDTVTEVTDSVVPITEDGFVSR, encoded by the coding sequence ATGTCCGAGCAAGGCGACGTCGAACTCTACCAGCAGGCCGTCTCGCTTTTGCAACCGGGCGAGGCCGAACTCGTGGGCATCGTCGTCCACACGGACTTCGACCGGACCGAGGAACCGGCCATGAACGAGTTGATGCTGGAGGTCGGCGAGCGGATCGCCGAAGCGATCCAGGACGACGAGATGTATGTCTACGCCGGGGACGACGACCACCGCTTCGGGGCCGGACAGTTCCACGGTCGCCGACTGGGGGACGACGAGTTCATCTGGGAGTGCCAGCAACTCCTCCGGGCGGATACCTTCGATCTGGTCTTCTACTGGGAGCGGGCCGGGGCCCACGACGCCGTCGTCGACACTGTCACCGAAGTCACGGACAGCGTCGTCCCGATCACCGAGGACGGCTTCGTGTCACGCTGA
- the uppS gene encoding polyprenyl diphosphate synthase — protein MRDWIARGVRAVYERVLRREISGVPTHVAIIQDGNRRYAREQGTAAKQGHEAGAETTEQVLEWCADLGIEELTIYAFSTENFDRPATEREHLFDLLTEKLYEFADSDRIHEEGVRIRALGQTHRVPERVQDAIAYARQQTAAYDTLTLNVAIAYGGRAALLDVAQDVADGVAAGDLEPGDVDVEAIESRLYDGELRDVDLIVRTGGDERTSNFLPWHANGNEAAAFFCTPYWPEFSKVDFLRAIRTYEAREASWRQTRTQRALALVRALGEGRGRRVLDRLGESLPDGTEPIEETESSAD, from the coding sequence ATGAGAGACTGGATCGCTCGCGGCGTCCGGGCCGTCTACGAGCGGGTCCTCCGGCGGGAGATCTCCGGAGTGCCCACTCACGTCGCGATCATCCAGGACGGAAACCGGCGCTACGCCCGCGAACAGGGCACCGCGGCAAAGCAGGGCCACGAGGCGGGGGCCGAAACCACCGAACAGGTACTCGAGTGGTGTGCGGACCTGGGCATCGAGGAGTTGACGATCTATGCCTTCTCCACGGAGAACTTCGATCGACCCGCCACGGAGCGGGAGCACCTCTTCGATCTGTTGACCGAGAAACTCTACGAGTTCGCGGACAGCGACCGGATCCACGAGGAGGGCGTCCGGATTCGAGCCCTCGGCCAGACCCACCGGGTCCCCGAACGGGTGCAGGACGCGATCGCCTACGCAAGACAGCAGACCGCAGCGTACGACACCCTGACGCTCAACGTCGCCATCGCGTACGGGGGGCGGGCGGCCCTGCTCGATGTCGCCCAGGACGTCGCCGACGGCGTGGCCGCAGGCGATCTCGAACCGGGGGACGTGGACGTCGAGGCCATCGAATCCCGGCTCTACGACGGCGAACTGCGGGACGTCGATCTGATCGTCCGTACCGGCGGGGACGAGCGCACGAGCAACTTCCTGCCCTGGCACGCGAACGGCAACGAGGCGGCGGCCTTCTTCTGTACGCCCTACTGGCCGGAGTTCTCGAAGGTCGATTTCCTCCGGGCGATCCGGACCTACGAGGCGCGGGAAGCCTCCTGGCGGCAGACCCGAACCCAGCGGGCCCTCGCCCTGGTCCGGGCGCTGGGCGAAGGACGGGGTCGCCGGGTGCTCGACCGTCTGGGCGAGTCGCTCCCGGACGGAACGGAGCCGATCGAGGAGACCGAGTCGAGCGCCGACTGA
- a CDS encoding DUF6517 family protein — protein MDRRALLAVALAGLVALSGCALLTGGTLEFSAGPATVTEDAQSAAQYDLVGVDTQSINRTVSVAGQERTVEATNHIATYERDLVVTTSEATGTVVVVSTPQMAVVDRPLNPVGSMSPRQLLEAVAANRADLSDVAVRDNRTTTILGENATVTAFDATTEFGGQSVDVTVHLVRVAHDGDFVIGVAVHPSVMTAEQAGVDQMFEGIEHTGS, from the coding sequence ATGGACAGACGTGCACTCCTCGCCGTGGCACTCGCCGGGCTCGTCGCACTCAGCGGCTGTGCGTTGCTCACGGGCGGGACCCTCGAATTCTCGGCCGGCCCCGCGACCGTCACAGAGGACGCCCAGAGCGCCGCCCAGTACGACCTGGTGGGCGTGGACACCCAGTCGATCAACCGGACCGTCTCGGTCGCCGGCCAGGAGCGAACCGTCGAGGCGACGAACCACATCGCCACCTACGAGCGGGACCTGGTGGTGACGACCAGTGAGGCCACCGGGACCGTGGTCGTGGTTTCGACCCCACAGATGGCCGTAGTGGATCGGCCGCTCAACCCGGTCGGATCGATGAGCCCGCGACAGCTCCTCGAAGCGGTCGCCGCGAACCGGGCCGACCTCTCGGATGTCGCCGTCCGTGACAACCGCACGACGACGATCCTCGGGGAGAACGCCACGGTCACCGCCTTCGACGCGACGACCGAGTTCGGCGGGCAGTCCGTCGACGTGACCGTCCACCTGGTCCGCGTGGCTCACGACGGTGACTTCGTGATCGGCGTCGCCGTCCACCCCTCGGTCATGACGGCCGAACAGGCCGGCGTCGATCAGATGTTCGAGGGGATCGAGCACACGGGCTCGTAG
- a CDS encoding glutathione S-transferase family protein, whose amino-acid sequence MFESDEIGRFQRQDAAFRDRIQADPDARFPAEPDRYHLYISRACPWAHGAVLVRTLLGLEDVLSMDVLDPYREAAGWQFTPEKPGCTPDTVNGTDYLAEIYELADPDYEKRPTVPVLWDRKRETIVNNESIEIMAMLADAFEPQQDGAVDLYPADRRAEIDQVVAELYDPINNGVYRAGFADSQQAYDEAIDALFAALDRWDGVLAEQRYLLGEQVTLADLRLFATLVRFDSVYHTHFKCNRKQIVDYPNLWGHTREIYQLPGVAETVNLDHIKEHYYRTHPQLNPKRIVARGPTLDFSAPHDRDRLPGGPPAGLR is encoded by the coding sequence ATGTTCGAGTCTGACGAGATCGGACGGTTTCAGCGTCAGGACGCGGCGTTCCGCGATCGCATCCAGGCGGATCCCGACGCCCGCTTCCCGGCGGAACCAGATCGGTATCACCTCTACATCTCGCGAGCCTGTCCCTGGGCTCACGGCGCCGTGTTAGTTCGGACGCTCCTCGGACTCGAAGACGTGCTCTCGATGGACGTGCTCGACCCGTACCGCGAGGCGGCGGGCTGGCAGTTCACCCCCGAGAAACCGGGCTGCACCCCGGACACCGTAAACGGCACCGACTACCTGGCTGAGATCTACGAACTGGCCGATCCGGACTACGAAAAGCGACCGACCGTGCCGGTCCTCTGGGATCGCAAGCGGGAGACGATCGTCAACAACGAGTCGATCGAGATCATGGCCATGCTGGCCGACGCTTTCGAGCCCCAGCAGGACGGCGCGGTCGACCTCTACCCCGCCGACCGGCGCGCGGAGATCGATCAGGTCGTCGCGGAACTTTACGACCCGATCAACAACGGGGTCTACCGGGCCGGCTTCGCGGACTCCCAGCAGGCCTACGACGAGGCGATCGATGCCCTCTTTGCCGCCCTCGATCGCTGGGACGGCGTGCTCGCCGAGCAGCGCTATCTCCTCGGCGAGCAGGTGACCCTCGCGGACCTCCGGCTCTTTGCCACGCTCGTTCGCTTCGATTCGGTCTATCACACCCACTTCAAGTGCAACAGGAAGCAAATCGTGGACTACCCGAACCTCTGGGGACACACCCGCGAGATCTATCAGCTTCCCGGGGTCGCCGAGACGGTCAACCTCGATCACATCAAGGAACACTACTACCGCACGCACCCCCAGCTCAACCCCAAGCGAATCGTCGCTCGCGGGCCGACACTCGACTTTTCGGCCCCCCACGACCGGGATCGGCTCCCGGGAGGGCCGCCGGCCGGCCTGCGTTGA
- a CDS encoding orc1/cdc6 family replication initiation protein, which translates to MLHRSHRNEIVANAAVFDAGWVPADFRSRDAELNTMATALEPILDGEPASGLFLHGPSGTGKTSSSQYLLGKLSEHAEHLETATVNCWSNHSRYRVLRRIVEAVDGLRARTRDHAAAALQERLAELETPTVVVLDEADQLDEPDVLYTLYELPALHVVATANTKADVLLGLDERIQSRLRTFHDVHFAPYTAAELDVILQQRVDHGLQPDVIEAAQVRQIARAANGNARDAIATLDGAAQRAVEDGAERIRDTHVETAIETASRAVRSETLDRLNDHQHAIYEIVAATEPASPGTIYERYRDRMADPRSRRTVRKYLRKLEQYDLLVASGHAQSREYRLGPDAPRPS; encoded by the coding sequence ATGCTGCACCGGTCCCACCGGAACGAGATCGTCGCGAACGCGGCGGTGTTCGACGCCGGCTGGGTCCCCGCGGACTTTCGCTCCCGGGACGCGGAACTGAACACGATGGCGACGGCCCTCGAACCGATCCTCGACGGCGAGCCAGCCTCGGGGCTGTTCCTTCATGGCCCCTCGGGGACGGGGAAGACGAGCAGCAGCCAGTACCTCCTCGGAAAGCTCAGCGAGCACGCCGAGCACCTGGAGACGGCGACCGTCAACTGCTGGTCGAATCACTCCCGGTACCGGGTGCTCCGGCGGATCGTGGAAGCGGTCGACGGGCTCCGGGCGCGGACCCGGGATCACGCCGCAGCCGCGCTCCAGGAGCGGCTGGCCGAACTCGAGACGCCCACGGTCGTCGTCCTGGACGAGGCCGATCAACTCGACGAACCGGACGTGCTCTACACGCTCTACGAACTGCCGGCGCTCCACGTCGTCGCCACGGCCAACACGAAAGCGGACGTGCTGCTCGGTCTCGACGAGCGAATCCAGTCCCGACTCCGGACCTTCCACGACGTGCATTTCGCGCCCTACACGGCCGCCGAACTCGACGTAATCCTCCAGCAACGGGTCGACCACGGCCTCCAGCCCGACGTGATCGAGGCCGCACAGGTGAGACAGATCGCCCGGGCCGCAAACGGGAACGCCAGGGACGCGATCGCCACACTCGACGGGGCGGCCCAGCGGGCAGTCGAGGACGGCGCCGAACGGATCCGGGACACACACGTCGAGACCGCCATCGAGACCGCGAGCCGGGCGGTCCGGTCCGAGACACTCGACCGGCTCAACGACCACCAGCACGCGATCTACGAGATCGTCGCGGCCACGGAACCGGCCAGTCCAGGAACGATCTACGAGCGCTATCGCGACCGAATGGCCGACCCGCGCTCGCGACGGACGGTCCGGAAGTACCTCCGGAAGCTCGAACAGTACGATCTCCTCGTCGCCTCGGGCCACGCACAATCACGCGAGTACCGGCTGGGGCCGGACGCCCCACGTCCGAGCTAG
- a CDS encoding type II CAAX endopeptidase family protein: MRGTVRSTIDAHRLASFLLVTYAFTWTIQGALAASGMEASWTHSILIGLGGFGPPVGAAVVVWASEGSLRQWVGQLFKWRIGAKWWLLALALPLLILALGSVLFVALGGPVDLDSFPFPGIYLFALVWGTVWGGGQEELGWRGFMLPVLQERYSALVSSLAVGVAWALWHLPLLLNATTIHGGWSRSQQLIWVFTIIAGSILWTWMYNSTGGSVLAVAVFHAGINAMGIFHPADMAVLAPGGVPDPWLNFLAEVTGAVPLVALAALLVVIYGAEHLAPRERPGLERLGLD; the protein is encoded by the coding sequence ATGCGCGGAACCGTTCGGTCGACGATCGACGCCCACCGACTGGCGAGTTTCCTCCTCGTCACGTACGCGTTTACGTGGACGATCCAGGGGGCGCTCGCGGCCAGCGGGATGGAGGCCTCCTGGACACACTCCATCCTGATCGGCCTGGGGGGTTTCGGCCCGCCGGTCGGGGCGGCCGTCGTGGTCTGGGCGAGCGAGGGAAGTCTCCGGCAGTGGGTCGGCCAACTATTTAAGTGGCGGATCGGCGCGAAATGGTGGCTGCTCGCGCTCGCTCTCCCGCTTCTCATCCTCGCACTCGGGAGTGTCCTGTTCGTCGCCCTCGGCGGGCCGGTCGATCTCGACTCCTTCCCCTTCCCGGGTATCTACCTCTTTGCCCTGGTCTGGGGGACTGTCTGGGGTGGCGGCCAGGAGGAACTCGGCTGGCGTGGGTTCATGCTTCCGGTGCTTCAGGAGCGGTACAGCGCGCTCGTTTCCAGCCTGGCGGTCGGGGTGGCCTGGGCCCTGTGGCACCTGCCGCTCCTGCTCAACGCCACGACGATCCACGGCGGCTGGTCGCGCTCCCAGCAGCTCATCTGGGTTTTCACCATCATCGCGGGATCGATCCTCTGGACCTGGATGTACAACAGTACCGGCGGGAGCGTCCTCGCCGTGGCCGTCTTCCACGCCGGCATCAACGCGATGGGGATCTTCCACCCGGCCGACATGGCGGTGCTCGCCCCCGGCGGTGTCCCCGATCCCTGGCTGAACTTCCTGGCCGAGGTCACGGGCGCGGTCCCGCTTGTCGCCCTCGCGGCCCTCCTGGTCGTGATCTACGGGGCCGAGCACCTCGCACCCCGTGAACGCCCCGGACTCGAACGCCTCGGCCTCGACTAG